The following are from one region of the Hydrogenophaga sp. BPS33 genome:
- a CDS encoding YhdP family protein → MNQSPAPIASATRTLKTLSVLARLCLWLVFLAWGLFVLTWGALNGWIVPRIGEWRPDLERWASQAVGTPVRVGDIRADTSEDGGRWLPSLVPSFELRNVQLLDAQGRVALHLPLVRASVSVRSLWHRNFEQVVIDQAVLDVRRTAQGRIEVAGIDIAGPGEGDGAAADWFFALREFVIREGTVRWTDEQRAQPTLALHALDFVVRNTRRTHQFRLDATPPPEWGERMSLRGRLREPLIELGPRAAHLQPWHNWDGELYADFTRVDVARLRAHADLSTWGVDLRAGQGAVRAWAEVADGTVAGVTADLALHNVDAQLGPDLPALAVDDLQGRIAARWSDAGFTASTEDLRLRTREGVEWPGGPLRVQHVAATQGQGASTELSAERLELGALAALASRLPLPPEAHRRLAQLNPVGRVDGFSARWQNKADAAASGDWNPQTYLVRGRASGLSLAGEPSGRLSQSGQFPLPGRPGLSNATVEFDANQNGGKAQIRVAQGTVELPDIFEDPSVPVDSLQADAVWRLKGDRIEAELNNVRLSNADAEGTAQVRWHTSDAAAGTPASRFPGELDLTATLTRADATRVHRYLPLSVNADARRYVREAVRAGRSQQVGFRVQGRLDHVPFDRPGDEGVFRITAPLQKLDFDYVPAYLQHEGEAAWPGLRGIEGELVLDRASLRITQLAGGVANAPGVRLSQGQVHIAHLGHDAVLAVDARAQGPANEVLGFVQHSPLNAMTSEALARTRIGGQAQVGFGLQMPLANTHDTRVQGSVQLAGNDLQITPESPLLARAAGTVAFSDTGFSVKAGQARLYGGDLRFEGGLARDAQGVTRTQFRGQGVASAEGLREAGLGFASRLFQRASGSTAYTAQLGFRAGVPELQVVSNLQGMALNLPAPLGKPAETSLPLSVENTVLTETDGRARTDRLAVQLGSSLAPVLSLHYERDLQGAEPRVLRGVITAGTNSGDTAPLPATGVAAHAQFGQVDVDAWEQALENATGVDAGVAAAPPRAGPVATDPNTALAYLPTTIALRAERVLLGGRSFHRVVLGGSREGTHWRANLDADELNGYVEVRQAGAGTPGHVHARLTRLRLEPSAASDVEQLLQQPTSVPSLDIAVDDLVLAGRHLGKVEVEAVHQSAPLRAAEWRLTKLRLGVPEARFSATGYWALPRGASGGARRTTLDFRLDIDDSGQLLARFGRDGLVRGGKGRLEGQIGWAGSPLSLDYASLDGQIHADIERGQFLKAEAGAGRLLGVLSLQALPRRLALDFRDVFSEGFAFDFVRGDAHMDKGVLTTNNLQMKGVNAAVLMEGSADIARERQDLKVVVVPEINAGTASLIATAINPAIGLGAFLANYLLRQPLQSATTQHFRITGSWADPQVDKIERSSPPVSAAPPDPAPVRQ, encoded by the coding sequence ATGAATCAAAGCCCGGCTCCCATCGCTTCTGCCACGCGAACCCTCAAGACACTTTCGGTGCTGGCCCGACTCTGTTTGTGGCTCGTGTTCCTGGCGTGGGGCCTCTTCGTGCTGACCTGGGGCGCGTTGAACGGGTGGATTGTGCCGCGAATCGGCGAATGGCGTCCTGATCTGGAACGCTGGGCCAGTCAGGCTGTAGGGACACCCGTGCGGGTGGGTGACATCCGCGCCGACACGTCCGAGGATGGAGGGCGCTGGCTGCCCTCGCTCGTGCCTTCCTTCGAGTTGCGCAACGTGCAACTGCTCGATGCGCAAGGCCGCGTGGCACTGCACCTGCCGCTGGTGCGCGCCTCGGTGTCGGTGCGCTCGCTCTGGCACCGCAATTTCGAGCAGGTGGTGATCGACCAGGCGGTGCTGGATGTGCGGCGCACCGCGCAAGGGCGCATCGAAGTGGCCGGGATCGACATCGCCGGGCCGGGTGAGGGCGATGGCGCCGCCGCCGACTGGTTTTTCGCCTTGCGCGAATTCGTCATCCGCGAGGGCACCGTGCGCTGGACGGACGAACAGCGCGCCCAGCCCACACTGGCGCTGCACGCGTTGGACTTCGTGGTGCGCAACACCCGGCGCACGCACCAGTTCCGGCTCGACGCAACGCCGCCGCCCGAGTGGGGCGAGCGCATGAGCCTGCGGGGGCGGCTGCGCGAGCCGTTGATCGAACTCGGCCCGCGCGCGGCCCACCTGCAACCCTGGCACAACTGGGACGGCGAACTCTATGCCGACTTCACCCGTGTGGACGTGGCGCGCCTGCGTGCCCACGCCGACCTCTCCACCTGGGGCGTGGACCTGCGGGCCGGGCAGGGCGCGGTGCGCGCCTGGGCCGAGGTGGCCGATGGGACGGTGGCCGGCGTCACGGCCGATCTGGCGCTGCACAACGTCGACGCCCAGCTCGGGCCCGACCTGCCGGCCCTCGCGGTCGACGATCTGCAAGGGCGCATCGCCGCGCGCTGGTCCGACGCGGGCTTCACCGCCTCCACCGAAGACCTGCGTTTGCGCACCCGCGAAGGTGTCGAGTGGCCCGGCGGCCCCTTGCGGGTGCAACACGTCGCCGCCACGCAGGGCCAGGGTGCGAGCACCGAGCTCAGCGCCGAACGGCTCGAACTGGGCGCGCTGGCCGCTCTCGCCAGCCGCCTGCCCCTGCCGCCCGAGGCGCACCGCCGCCTGGCGCAGCTCAACCCCGTGGGCCGGGTGGACGGGTTCTCGGCGCGCTGGCAGAACAAGGCCGATGCCGCGGCAAGCGGCGACTGGAACCCCCAGACCTATCTGGTGCGGGGCCGCGCCAGCGGGCTGTCGTTGGCGGGCGAGCCCAGCGGCCGCCTGTCCCAGAGTGGCCAGTTCCCGCTGCCCGGGCGCCCGGGCCTGTCCAACGCCACGGTGGAATTCGATGCCAATCAAAACGGCGGCAAGGCGCAGATCCGCGTGGCCCAGGGCACAGTGGAACTGCCCGACATCTTCGAAGACCCCAGCGTACCGGTGGACAGCCTGCAGGCCGACGCCGTGTGGCGGCTCAAGGGCGATCGCATCGAAGCCGAACTGAACAACGTGCGCCTGAGCAACGCCGACGCCGAAGGCACGGCCCAGGTGCGCTGGCACACCAGCGACGCGGCGGCCGGCACCCCCGCCTCGCGCTTTCCTGGTGAGCTTGACCTCACCGCCACACTCACCCGGGCCGACGCCACGCGCGTGCACCGTTACCTGCCGTTGAGTGTCAACGCCGACGCGCGGCGCTACGTGCGCGAGGCGGTGCGCGCCGGCCGCTCCCAGCAGGTCGGCTTCCGGGTGCAGGGCCGCCTGGACCACGTGCCTTTCGACCGGCCCGGTGACGAAGGCGTGTTCCGCATCACCGCACCCTTGCAGAAGCTCGACTTCGACTACGTGCCCGCCTACCTGCAGCACGAAGGGGAGGCGGCCTGGCCGGGGCTGCGCGGCATCGAGGGCGAGCTCGTGCTGGACCGCGCCTCGCTGCGGATCACCCAGCTCGCCGGCGGCGTGGCCAACGCGCCGGGCGTGCGCCTGTCCCAGGGGCAGGTGCACATCGCCCACCTCGGGCACGACGCCGTGCTTGCCGTGGACGCGCGCGCCCAGGGTCCTGCCAACGAAGTGCTGGGCTTCGTGCAGCACTCGCCGCTCAATGCCATGACCAGCGAGGCGTTGGCACGCACGCGCATCGGTGGCCAGGCCCAGGTCGGCTTCGGGCTGCAGATGCCCTTGGCCAACACCCACGACACCCGCGTGCAGGGCAGCGTGCAGCTCGCCGGCAACGACCTGCAGATCACGCCCGAGTCTCCCCTGCTCGCGCGCGCCGCAGGCACGGTGGCCTTCAGCGACACCGGCTTCTCCGTGAAGGCCGGCCAGGCCCGCCTGTATGGTGGCGACCTGCGTTTCGAAGGCGGCCTGGCGCGCGATGCGCAAGGCGTCACGCGCACCCAGTTCCGTGGCCAGGGTGTGGCCAGCGCCGAGGGCCTGCGCGAGGCCGGCCTGGGCTTTGCCTCGCGCCTCTTCCAGCGCGCCAGCGGCAGCACGGCCTACACCGCCCAGCTCGGTTTTCGCGCGGGCGTGCCCGAGCTGCAGGTGGTGAGCAACCTGCAAGGTATGGCCCTGAACCTGCCCGCGCCGCTGGGCAAGCCGGCCGAGACCAGCCTGCCGCTGAGCGTGGAGAACACGGTGCTCACCGAGACCGATGGCCGCGCGCGCACCGACCGGCTGGCAGTCCAACTGGGCTCGTCCCTGGCGCCCGTGCTGTCCCTGCACTACGAGCGCGACCTCCAGGGGGCCGAACCGCGCGTGCTGCGCGGCGTGATCACCGCCGGCACGAACAGCGGCGACACCGCACCCTTGCCCGCCACCGGCGTGGCCGCCCACGCACAGTTCGGGCAAGTCGATGTCGATGCCTGGGAGCAGGCGCTGGAGAACGCCACCGGGGTGGACGCAGGCGTGGCCGCCGCGCCGCCGCGCGCCGGCCCCGTGGCCACCGACCCCAACACCGCTCTGGCCTACCTCCCCACCACCATCGCCCTGCGCGCCGAGCGTGTCCTTCTCGGCGGGCGCAGCTTCCACCGTGTGGTGCTGGGTGGGTCGCGCGAGGGCACCCACTGGCGCGCCAACCTCGATGCCGACGAGCTCAATGGCTACGTCGAGGTGCGGCAGGCCGGCGCCGGCACGCCGGGCCATGTGCACGCGCGGCTGACGCGCCTGCGCCTGGAGCCGTCGGCGGCGTCGGATGTGGAGCAACTGCTGCAACAGCCCACCAGCGTGCCCTCGCTCGACATCGCGGTGGACGATCTGGTGCTGGCCGGGCGCCACCTGGGCAAGGTGGAGGTCGAGGCCGTCCATCAAAGTGCGCCGTTGCGCGCAGCCGAGTGGCGCCTGACCAAACTGCGCCTGGGCGTGCCCGAGGCGCGCTTCAGCGCCACCGGTTACTGGGCGTTGCCGCGCGGGGCGAGCGGCGGCGCGCGCCGCACCACGCTGGACTTTCGCCTCGACATCGACGACTCCGGTCAACTGCTCGCCCGCTTCGGCCGCGATGGCCTGGTGCGCGGCGGCAAGGGGCGGCTGGAAGGCCAGATCGGCTGGGCCGGTTCGCCGCTGTCGCTGGACTACGCCAGCCTCGACGGCCAGATCCACGCCGACATCGAACGCGGCCAGTTCCTCAAGGCCGAGGCCGGCGCGGGCCGCCTGCTCGGCGTGCTCAGCCTGCAGGCCCTGCCGCGCCGGCTCGCGCTGGACTTCCGCGACGTGTTCTCCGAAGGCTTCGCCTTCGACTTCGTGCGCGGCGATGCACACATGGACAAAGGCGTGCTGACCACCAACAACCTGCAGATGAAGGGCGTGAACGCGGCGGTGCTGATGGAAGGCAGCGCCGACATCGCGCGCGAGCGGCAGGACCTCAAGGTGGTCGTGGTGCCCGAAATCAACGCCGGCACCGCCTCGCTCATCGCCACCGCCATCAACCCCGCCATCGGCCTGGGCGCCTTCCTCGCCAACTACTTGCTGCGCCAACCCCTGCAATCGGCCACCACGCAGCATTTCCGCATCACCGGCAGCTGGGCCGATCCACAAGTCGACAAGATCGAGCGGTCTTCGCCCCCTGTTTCCGCCGCGCCGCCCGACCCCGCGCCCGTGCGGCAGTAG
- a CDS encoding two-component system sensor histidine kinase NtrB, whose protein sequence is MEETPVRSAWRQRLRSSRWRLWAALILLVVVMLSVLVFLATQYEETRDQIELEQDAETIANEIGSNLLHNVQTLQSLHSVAPSVSDWGVLAADFLTQRREAMRLEWRDTELRLVAHRDSLYVPDLMGVFTREQAMHEVRGACDAAQRQSSPAYSSSYFWPMSNGRGVEMIEMCLPIANEGRPAGFLVATYSLPGMLAELTSRSTVRGRGLGFSDADGTRLAMLSTLHGTRRNLTARAVLDLPGYTLMLQLQSQRQARGLFPNVLTAMVSALSLALLSVLYLLGRDIRRRQRAELEVARALAFRKAMEDSLVTGLRARDMDGRITYVNPAFCEMVGLSAEQLVGTGPPAPWWPPELVDEYQQRQEVRLANQVLPREGHESVFRRPDGTRFPVLIIEAPLIDAQGQQTGFMGAIIDLTEQRRVEELNRASRERLQATARLTTVGEMATLLSHELNQPLAAIASYASGTLNLLESSVSNPLHADLAQAMRRIAEQAERAGRVIKSVGDFVRRRERVRETVTPQSLIDAIQPLLGLLVNKQNIRLQIHIEPECPQVQCDRTMIEQVLLNLSRNGVQAMPQGDPPTHSGLRLLRIEVGRLRPHAGGTSYEHIRKSWVSFAITDHGHGMSDEVVDKLFTPFFTTRPEGMGIGLSLCRTVIEQHGGALTHEPARPRGTVFRFTLPAAP, encoded by the coding sequence ATGGAAGAGACGCCCGTGCGCAGCGCGTGGCGCCAGCGTTTGCGTTCCAGCCGGTGGCGCCTGTGGGCCGCGCTCATCCTGCTCGTGGTCGTGATGCTGTCGGTGCTCGTGTTCCTCGCCACCCAATACGAAGAGACGCGCGACCAGATCGAGCTCGAGCAGGATGCGGAGACCATTGCAAACGAGATCGGCAGCAACCTCCTGCACAACGTGCAGACGCTGCAGTCCCTGCACAGCGTGGCGCCATCGGTCTCAGACTGGGGCGTTCTGGCGGCCGACTTCCTGACGCAGCGCCGCGAAGCCATGCGCCTGGAATGGCGCGACACCGAGCTGCGCCTGGTGGCGCATCGCGACAGCCTGTACGTGCCCGACCTCATGGGCGTTTTCACACGTGAGCAGGCCATGCACGAGGTCCGGGGCGCATGCGATGCCGCCCAGCGCCAGAGCAGCCCGGCCTACTCCAGCAGCTACTTCTGGCCCATGAGCAACGGCCGCGGCGTCGAGATGATCGAAATGTGCCTGCCCATTGCCAACGAGGGGCGGCCCGCCGGGTTCCTGGTGGCCACCTACTCCCTGCCGGGCATGCTCGCCGAACTCACCAGCAGAAGCACCGTGCGCGGTCGCGGCCTGGGCTTCAGCGACGCCGACGGCACGCGCCTGGCCATGCTCAGCACCTTGCACGGCACGCGCCGAAACCTCACCGCGCGCGCCGTGCTCGACCTGCCCGGCTACACGCTCATGCTGCAACTGCAGAGCCAGCGGCAGGCGCGGGGCCTGTTTCCCAACGTGCTCACCGCCATGGTCAGCGCGCTCTCGCTGGCCCTGTTGTCGGTGCTGTACCTGCTGGGGCGCGACATCCGCCGCCGCCAGCGCGCCGAACTCGAAGTGGCCCGCGCGCTCGCGTTTCGCAAGGCCATGGAAGACTCGCTGGTCACCGGGCTGCGCGCGCGCGACATGGACGGCCGCATCACCTACGTGAACCCGGCCTTCTGTGAAATGGTCGGGCTGAGCGCCGAGCAACTCGTCGGCACGGGGCCGCCCGCGCCGTGGTGGCCGCCCGAACTGGTCGACGAATACCAGCAACGCCAGGAGGTGCGGCTGGCCAACCAGGTGCTGCCGCGCGAGGGCCACGAATCGGTGTTCCGCCGGCCCGATGGCACGCGCTTTCCGGTGCTCATCATCGAAGCGCCGCTGATCGATGCGCAAGGCCAGCAGACCGGCTTCATGGGCGCCATCATCGACCTGACCGAACAGCGCCGCGTCGAAGAGCTCAACCGCGCCTCGCGCGAACGCCTGCAGGCCACCGCCCGCCTCACCACCGTGGGCGAAATGGCCACCCTGCTCAGCCACGAGCTCAACCAGCCGCTGGCCGCCATCGCCAGCTACGCCAGCGGCACGCTCAACCTGCTGGAATCCAGCGTCTCCAACCCCCTGCACGCCGATCTGGCGCAGGCCATGCGGCGCATCGCCGAACAGGCCGAGCGCGCCGGCCGCGTCATCAAGAGCGTGGGCGACTTCGTGCGGCGGCGCGAGCGCGTGCGCGAGACGGTCACGCCGCAAAGCCTGATCGATGCCATCCAGCCCCTGCTCGGCCTGCTGGTCAACAAGCAGAACATCCGCCTGCAGATCCACATCGAGCCCGAATGCCCCCAGGTGCAATGCGACCGCACCATGATCGAACAGGTGTTGCTCAACCTCTCGCGCAACGGTGTGCAAGCCATGCCGCAGGGCGACCCGCCCACCCACTCCGGCTTGCGCCTGCTGCGCATCGAAGTGGGCCGGCTGCGTCCGCATGCGGGCGGAACGTCTTACGAACATATCCGCAAGAGCTGGGTGTCGTTCGCCATCACCGACCACGGCCACGGCATGAGCGACGAAGTGGTCGACAAGCTCTTCACCCCCTTCTTCACCACCCGCCCCGAAGGCATGGGCATTGGCCTGAGCCTGTGCCGCACCGTCATCGAGCAACATGGCGGGGCTCTCACCCACGAGCCCGCGCGCCCGCGCGGCACCGTGTTCCGCTTCACACTGCCCGCCGCGCCATGA
- a CDS encoding IclR family transcriptional regulator: MSTNQSLSRGLRLLDAINASSEHLGIREVARLLDISPSIAQRLVNTLVEAGYLQQVVETRKYRLGVSALALGSKMVRSDELYASASSELRILAEQHQLNGFLGVLQQEAVVYLHTVQSHGAIAIRAAAGERVSPHATALGKALLAELPSDRLEEILGAAPYAARTKHTLTAARTFAKELELTRRVGYSIADEENELGVVSIGTPIRNHDGMVVAAISVAFLKAQRGPKEWPEIADLVVRAGLRCSAALGFTPPSHGHVAIQPVPTPARRTNTTH, encoded by the coding sequence ATGTCAACCAATCAATCTTTGTCGAGAGGGCTTCGGTTGCTGGACGCGATCAACGCCAGTTCGGAGCATCTGGGTATTCGCGAAGTCGCGCGGCTACTCGACATCAGCCCTTCCATCGCACAGCGCCTGGTCAACACGCTCGTTGAAGCTGGGTACCTGCAACAGGTCGTGGAGACGCGCAAGTACCGGCTCGGCGTGAGTGCGCTGGCATTGGGATCGAAGATGGTGCGAAGCGACGAGCTCTACGCGAGCGCTTCAAGCGAGTTGCGCATCCTGGCCGAGCAGCACCAGCTCAATGGCTTTCTGGGCGTGCTCCAACAGGAGGCGGTCGTCTACCTGCACACCGTGCAGAGCCATGGCGCGATTGCCATCCGGGCCGCGGCGGGGGAGCGTGTCTCTCCGCACGCGACTGCATTGGGAAAGGCCCTCCTGGCCGAGTTGCCCTCGGATCGCCTTGAAGAAATCTTGGGTGCAGCGCCCTACGCCGCGCGCACGAAGCACACCCTCACTGCGGCTCGTACCTTCGCCAAGGAGCTGGAGCTGACGAGGCGTGTGGGTTACTCGATCGCTGACGAGGAAAACGAATTGGGCGTCGTTTCCATCGGCACGCCCATCCGCAACCACGACGGCATGGTCGTCGCGGCCATCAGCGTGGCCTTCCTCAAGGCCCAGCGCGGACCGAAGGAATGGCCCGAGATTGCCGATCTCGTCGTTCGTGCCGGGTTGCGGTGTTCCGCCGCATTGGGTTTCACCCCCCCATCCCACGGGCACGTTGCCATTCAACCTGTGCCGACTCCTGCGCGCCGCACGAACACCACCCACTGA
- a CDS encoding response regulator transcription factor: MTQHPDAKVYLVDDDAGVREALAWLLRTRRLLSEGYDSAEAFQAGAPVWAAAPEAPCCVLLDVRMGEMSGLALFERLLELPWQAAMPVIFLSGHADVATAVDAVKRGAFDFCEKPFSDNALVDRVEQALNRSSDVQAQQRIKRELQQRLDGLTDRERDVMDLVVAGLPNKLVADQLNISVRTVEVHRSRVFDKMGVKSAVELANVLRAT, from the coding sequence ATGACACAGCACCCGGACGCCAAGGTCTATCTCGTGGACGACGACGCGGGCGTGCGCGAGGCGCTCGCCTGGTTGTTGCGCACACGCCGCCTGCTCAGCGAGGGCTACGACAGCGCCGAGGCCTTCCAGGCGGGCGCACCCGTATGGGCCGCAGCACCCGAGGCGCCCTGCTGCGTGCTGCTCGATGTGCGCATGGGCGAGATGAGCGGCCTGGCCTTGTTCGAGCGTCTGCTCGAACTGCCCTGGCAGGCCGCGATGCCGGTGATCTTTCTCTCCGGCCATGCCGATGTGGCCACGGCCGTCGACGCGGTCAAGCGCGGCGCCTTCGACTTCTGCGAAAAGCCGTTTTCCGACAACGCCCTGGTCGACCGCGTCGAGCAGGCGCTGAACCGCTCTAGCGACGTGCAGGCGCAGCAACGCATCAAACGCGAACTGCAACAGCGGCTGGATGGTCTCACCGATCGCGAGCGCGACGTGATGGACCTGGTGGTCGCCGGCCTGCCCAACAAGCTCGTGGCCGACCAGCTCAACATCAGCGTGCGCACGGTCGAGGTGCACCGCTCGCGCGTGTTCGACAAGATGGGCGTGAAGTCCGCCGTCGAACTGGCCAACGTGTTGCGCGCGACATGA
- the mltA gene encoding murein transglycosylase A: MVHHTMNSNNTSAASASSNNRIMDRNDGSAGWARMLRWGLSALIVGSLAACAIGPRPSPSRPSPPSTTAPSTPPVLTTPDDAGPLPAPIARGKSLWVPVRWSELPGWGQDNLHEVWNAWVRGCERPVAGHAGLCAEVRQLSIATPAEQHAWVMRRFRPYRVTEPDGTPPAGLLTGYYEPIMAASRVPTATYRVPLFAPPAGLRSGQAWYSRQDIDTLPAAQAALQGRAIAWLEDPIDALILQIQGSGRLNIVEADGRTARQVRVAFAAHNGHPYQSVGRWLLDQRAINEASWSAIKAWAVQNPQRLNDMLWSNPRTVFFREEALSELDARFGPRGAQSVPLTPGRSIAVDPQSIPYGTPVWLASQGPTLNTQRLVMAQDTGGAIVGAVRADLFTGWGAWTDEAYTTAAALKQPLQMWVLWPR, from the coding sequence ATGGTCCACCACACGATGAACAGCAACAACACCAGCGCGGCAAGCGCTTCGAGCAATAACAGAATCATGGACAGGAACGATGGGTCGGCAGGGTGGGCGCGCATGCTGCGCTGGGGGCTGAGCGCTCTCATTGTAGGAAGCCTGGCCGCGTGCGCGATCGGGCCACGGCCTTCTCCGTCCAGGCCTTCTCCCCCGTCCACCACCGCACCGAGCACGCCACCGGTGCTCACCACGCCCGACGACGCGGGGCCACTGCCCGCCCCCATCGCGCGCGGCAAGAGTCTGTGGGTGCCGGTGCGCTGGAGCGAGCTGCCTGGTTGGGGACAGGACAACCTGCACGAAGTGTGGAACGCCTGGGTGCGCGGCTGCGAACGGCCGGTGGCCGGGCACGCGGGCCTGTGCGCCGAGGTGCGCCAACTCTCCATCGCCACGCCCGCCGAACAACACGCCTGGGTGATGCGGCGCTTTCGGCCCTACCGCGTGACCGAGCCCGACGGCACGCCGCCCGCGGGTCTGCTCACGGGTTACTACGAGCCCATCATGGCCGCCAGCCGCGTGCCCACCGCCACCTACCGCGTGCCTCTGTTCGCGCCGCCCGCCGGCCTGCGTTCGGGCCAGGCCTGGTACAGCCGCCAGGACATCGACACCCTGCCTGCCGCGCAAGCCGCGCTCCAGGGCCGCGCCATCGCCTGGCTCGAAGATCCGATCGACGCGCTCATCCTGCAGATCCAGGGCTCAGGCCGGCTCAACATCGTGGAGGCCGATGGCCGCACGGCGCGCCAGGTGCGCGTGGCCTTCGCCGCGCACAACGGCCATCCCTACCAGAGCGTGGGCCGCTGGCTGCTCGACCAGCGCGCCATCAACGAAGCGTCGTGGTCGGCCATCAAGGCCTGGGCGGTGCAGAACCCGCAGCGTCTCAATGACATGCTGTGGAGCAATCCGCGCACCGTGTTCTTCCGCGAAGAGGCGCTGTCCGAACTCGACGCGCGCTTCGGCCCGCGCGGCGCGCAAAGCGTGCCGCTCACGCCGGGGCGCTCCATCGCCGTCGATCCGCAGAGCATTCCGTACGGCACCCCGGTGTGGCTGGCCTCGCAAGGCCCCACGCTGAACACGCAGCGACTCGTGATGGCGCAGGACACCGGTGGCGCCATCGTCGGCGCGGTGCGCGCCGATCTGTTCACCGGCTGGGGCGCATGGACCGACGAGGCCTACACCACGGCCGCTGCGCTCAAGCAGCCGCTGCAGATGTGGGTGCTGTGGCCGCGGTGA
- a CDS encoding M24 family metallopeptidase has translation METLLNKPRLKSLAAQHRLDALVATSPENVTYASGYWALSQWIRRGPQVYVLLPVEDVEQTRVIAPTSLLDQLVDQEDVWVQHVSRYGFFHVDRAEGAMTPLDDRLLSLFEQPEEKDAISALVQSIRSLGLEKGTLGIDEMGLMPGHWERIQQELPDAKLVPAMRLFREIRAVKTPQEIERLRRVATIAEESVAAALKVAQPGISEIEMARVFHAATVQGDATPVLGCLGFGTRSAMPNVYPSHARLKAGDVIRFDCGGRYGNYRADIARIAVLGEPDKKLAQYHKALHNGVMAAFDTIRPGVSSSAVYEAAMAATRKSGIPHYQRSHVGHGIGLDGYDMPDLTPTNEQVIEEGMVMCVETPYYEFGWCGLQVENTVVVRKDGVELLHREDGALKVLA, from the coding sequence ATGGAAACCCTTCTGAACAAACCGCGATTGAAATCGCTCGCCGCCCAACACAGACTCGACGCTCTGGTGGCCACTTCGCCCGAAAACGTGACCTATGCCAGTGGCTACTGGGCGCTCTCTCAATGGATTCGACGTGGGCCCCAGGTCTACGTGTTGCTGCCGGTGGAAGATGTCGAGCAGACCCGGGTGATCGCACCCACGTCGCTGCTCGATCAACTCGTCGACCAGGAAGATGTGTGGGTTCAGCACGTGAGCCGGTACGGCTTCTTCCACGTCGATCGGGCCGAAGGCGCCATGACGCCGTTGGACGACCGCCTCCTCAGCCTCTTCGAACAGCCAGAGGAGAAAGACGCCATCTCCGCCCTCGTCCAATCCATCCGCTCGCTCGGTCTTGAGAAAGGGACTCTGGGCATCGATGAAATGGGATTGATGCCCGGGCATTGGGAGCGCATCCAACAGGAGCTGCCGGACGCGAAGCTTGTTCCGGCCATGAGGCTGTTCCGCGAAATCCGTGCGGTCAAGACACCTCAGGAAATCGAGCGACTGCGTCGGGTCGCCACGATCGCGGAGGAATCGGTTGCCGCCGCGCTGAAGGTCGCACAGCCCGGCATCTCCGAGATCGAAATGGCGCGCGTGTTCCACGCCGCCACCGTGCAAGGCGACGCAACGCCCGTGCTCGGATGCCTCGGCTTCGGCACCCGGTCCGCCATGCCGAACGTCTATCCCTCCCACGCCCGGCTGAAGGCGGGCGATGTGATCCGCTTTGACTGCGGCGGACGCTACGGCAACTACCGCGCCGACATCGCCCGCATTGCCGTTCTCGGCGAGCCGGACAAGAAGCTCGCGCAGTACCACAAGGCCCTGCACAACGGCGTGATGGCGGCGTTCGACACGATCCGACCGGGTGTGAGTTCGTCCGCTGTTTACGAGGCCGCCATGGCGGCCACACGCAAGTCCGGCATACCGCACTACCAGCGCAGCCACGTCGGCCACGGCATCGGCCTTGACGGCTATGACATGCCCGATCTCACACCGACCAACGAACAGGTCATCGAGGAAGGCATGGTGATGTGTGTCGAGACGCCGTATTACGAGTTCGGCTGGTGCGGTCTCCAGGTCGAGAACACGGTTGTGGTCCGCAAGGACGGCGTCGAACTGCTGCACCGCGAGGACGGTGCGTTGAAGGTGCTCGCGTGA
- a CDS encoding carbon-nitrogen hydrolase family protein, with product MKVAALQMVSGISLDANLSEALRLLRQAAANGAELAVLPEYFCFMGAKDEDKLVLAETPGLGTVQDFLSDAARDLKMWVVGGTLPMATDDPAHAANASVVYNPRGESASRYDKIHLFRYDNGKEHYDEAAVLVAGETPTVFECRDRNGRDWRVGQSVCYDLRFGELYRMLAADILLVPSAFTYTTGRAHWEVLLRARAIENQAYVIASAQGGVHENGRRTWGHTMVIDPWGEVMALQAEGPGVVMADLDAEHLLRVREQLPSLQHRRL from the coding sequence ATGAAAGTCGCCGCCCTCCAGATGGTCTCGGGCATCAGCCTGGATGCCAACCTCAGCGAGGCCCTGCGCCTGTTGCGCCAGGCCGCGGCCAACGGGGCCGAACTCGCGGTACTGCCCGAGTACTTCTGCTTCATGGGCGCCAAGGACGAAGACAAGCTCGTGCTGGCCGAAACCCCCGGTCTGGGCACCGTGCAGGACTTTCTCTCGGACGCCGCGCGCGACCTCAAGATGTGGGTGGTCGGTGGCACCTTGCCCATGGCCACCGACGACCCCGCCCACGCGGCCAACGCCTCGGTGGTCTACAACCCGCGCGGCGAAAGCGCCAGCCGCTACGACAAGATCCATCTGTTCCGCTACGACAACGGCAAGGAGCACTACGACGAAGCCGCCGTGCTCGTGGCCGGCGAAACGCCCACCGTGTTCGAATGCCGCGACCGCAACGGGCGCGACTGGCGGGTGGGCCAAAGCGTGTGCTACGACCTGCGCTTTGGCGAGCTCTACCGCATGCTCGCGGCCGACATCCTGCTCGTGCCCTCGGCCTTCACCTACACCACCGGCCGCGCGCACTGGGAAGTGCTGCTGCGCGCGCGCGCCATTGAAAACCAGGCCTACGTGATCGCCAGCGCGCAAGGCGGCGTGCACGAAAACGGCCGGCGCACCTGGGGCCACACCATGGTCATCGACCCCTGGGGCGAGGTGATGGCCCTGCAGGCCGAAGGTCCCGGCGTGGTGATGGCCGATCTCGACGCCGAACACCTGCTGCGCGTGCGCGAGCAGTTGCCTTCGCTGCAGCACCGCAGACTCTGA